GACCTGCGTCCGGGGTTGACCAACGCCAAGCTGTTTGCGCGCGACCGCAACATCTGCGCCTACTGCGGCGACGAGTTTGCCGAGGCCGATTTAACGCGCGAGCACATCATCCCTTTTGCGCAAAACGGCCGCGACGGCTGGATGAACGTGGTGACGGCCTGCCGCGCCTGCAACCACCGCAAGAGCGACCGCACGCCCGAGCAGGCGCACATGCCGCTGCTGTACACCCCGTACGTGCCCACGCTGTGGGAAGACTTCATCCTGCGCAACCGGCGCATCCTGGCCGACCAGATGGAGTTTCTGATGGCGCACCTGCCCAAATCCTCGCGCCTGTACGCCTAGCGCGTGCGGCGCATCACGCCGCAACTGGCCCCCGCCGAGCGCGCGCGCCGCCGCGGGCATACTGCGGCGCATGCCTCGACTCCTCTTTTTCTGCGGCCACGCGGGCACTGGCAAGACCACGCTGGCCAAGCAGCTCATTGCGCCGCTGATGGCGCGCACCGGTGAATCTTTCTGCCTGCTGGACAAAGACACGCTGTACGGCGGCTACAGCGCAGCGGTGATGCGCGCGCTGACGGGCGACCCGAACGACCGCGACAGCCCCACCTACCTGCAAAACCTGCGCGAGCCGGAATACGCCGGCCTGATGGCCACCGCGCGCGAAAACCTGGCCCTGGGCGTGAACGTGATCGTGGTGGGGCCGCTGTCGCGCGAGATTCGTGCCCACTTGCTGACCGACCGCGCCTGGCTGGGCGTGGAAGGCGACGTCACCGTGCGCGTGGTCTGGGTGCATCTGGACGAGGCCGAAGCGCGCCGCCGCATCACCGCCCGGGCCAACCCCAACGACGCATGG
This genomic interval from Ottowia oryzae contains the following:
- a CDS encoding HNH endonuclease, encoding MKVLKLSAQGLPQSWISLEQAVIHYAAEEVRWEVGQTVATFRGGHNGRTGEQSIITVNSIIGTKGVPGINPFDLRPGLTNAKLFARDRNICAYCGDEFAEADLTREHIIPFAQNGRDGWMNVVTACRACNHRKSDRTPEQAHMPLLYTPYVPTLWEDFILRNRRILADQMEFLMAHLPKSSRLYA
- a CDS encoding AAA family ATPase, which gives rise to MPRLLFFCGHAGTGKTTLAKQLIAPLMARTGESFCLLDKDTLYGGYSAAVMRALTGDPNDRDSPTYLQNLREPEYAGLMATARENLALGVNVIVVGPLSREIRAHLLTDRAWLGVEGDVTVRVVWVHLDEAEARRRITARANPNDAWKLAHWGDYRTRLFMPDPADYPELTLFDNTGATPAQVDALLADLLGSN